In Halobaculum sp. XH14, a single genomic region encodes these proteins:
- a CDS encoding aldo/keto reductase, with translation MTLSLPELGLGTSGNDDPERCAETVARALEAGYRHVDTAQMYDNEAAVGAGIARADVPREEVVLATKIHPDDLAYEDAKRTARESLDRLGVDSVDMLYVHWPTSAYDPEATLRAMDELHDEGVCDHVCLSNFTPALLDEARGLLDAPVAAHQVECHPRLRQDDLREYAREHGHYLVGYSPLGKGELLEDPVLTDIAGKHDTTTAAVCLAWALAGDVLVPIPKGTGDHVEANLAARDLELDDADLERIEELEEKRFIDPDSAAWNR, from the coding sequence ATGACGCTCTCGCTGCCCGAACTCGGCCTCGGCACGTCCGGCAACGACGACCCCGAACGCTGTGCCGAGACGGTCGCGCGCGCCCTCGAGGCCGGCTACCGACACGTCGACACGGCACAGATGTACGACAACGAAGCCGCCGTCGGCGCGGGCATCGCCCGCGCTGACGTGCCCCGCGAGGAGGTCGTGCTGGCGACGAAGATCCACCCGGACGACCTCGCGTACGAGGACGCCAAACGCACGGCCCGGGAGTCGCTCGACCGCCTCGGCGTCGACTCGGTCGACATGCTGTACGTCCACTGGCCGACCTCGGCGTACGACCCCGAGGCGACGCTGCGCGCCATGGACGAACTCCACGACGAGGGCGTCTGTGACCACGTCTGCCTCTCGAACTTCACCCCGGCGCTGCTCGACGAGGCCCGCGGCCTGCTCGACGCCCCGGTCGCCGCCCACCAGGTCGAGTGCCACCCGCGCCTCCGGCAGGACGACCTGCGCGAGTACGCTCGGGAACACGGCCACTACCTCGTCGGCTACTCCCCGCTCGGGAAGGGCGAACTGCTCGAGGACCCGGTCCTCACCGATATCGCCGGGAAGCACGACACGACGACCGCGGCGGTCTGTCTCGCCTGGGCGCTCGCGGGGGACGTGCTCGTCCCCATCCCGAAGGGCACCGGCGACCACGTCGAGGCGAACCTGGCGGCGCGGGACCTCGAACTCGACGATGCGGACCTCGAGCGAATCGAGGAACTGGAGGAGAAGCGCTTCATCGACCCGGACTCGGCCGCCTGGAACCGGTAA
- a CDS encoding metal-dependent hydrolase: protein MHRTGHLGVALLLFGPIGHALVAGGYHALALLVAAAMVPLATLPDLDLLVPGLTHRTVTHSLAFAVFVGGLVAAAASVVVPLPSVAAPATLPPATAGFLLGFGTVLAHLLADVITPLGVPFLWPYPRRWSLNVVPSSDPTWNVGLLAVGIVVAGGSIWSALGVT, encoded by the coding sequence GTGCATCGCACGGGACACCTCGGCGTCGCGCTGCTGCTGTTCGGACCGATCGGCCACGCGCTCGTCGCCGGCGGCTACCACGCGCTGGCGCTGCTCGTCGCCGCGGCGATGGTCCCGCTCGCGACGCTGCCCGATCTGGATCTCCTCGTTCCCGGGCTGACCCACCGGACGGTGACCCACTCGCTCGCCTTCGCGGTGTTCGTGGGCGGTCTCGTCGCCGCGGCCGCCTCGGTCGTGGTGCCGCTGCCGTCGGTGGCGGCGCCGGCGACGCTCCCGCCGGCGACGGCCGGGTTCCTGCTCGGGTTCGGGACGGTGCTGGCCCACCTGCTCGCGGACGTGATCACCCCGCTCGGGGTACCGTTCCTCTGGCCGTACCCGCGCCGGTGGTCGCTGAACGTCGTCCCGTCGAGCGATCCGACCTGGAACGTCGGGTTGCTCGCGGTCGGCATCGTCGTCGCGGGCGGTTCGATCTGGTCGGCGCTCGGGGTCACCTGA
- a CDS encoding peroxidase-related enzyme (This protein belongs to a clade of uncharacterized proteins related to peroxidases such as the alkylhydroperoxidase AhpD.) — protein MSDQSAAEPTLNEDAQRRFPVPAYGDLPEDLRERIDEETERAGFTPNVFAALGYKPSHFRAFMAFHDALVEDTDLDREEVEMIIVAVSGRNHCLYCNVAHGALVRIYAKDPHLADQLVSNYRTADVSDARMAMLEVAVKLTEEPDGVTGADLDMLLEAGYSREEVWDVGAVAAFFNFSNRMATFADWRPNEEFYALGRGGE, from the coding sequence ATGAGCGACCAGAGCGCGGCCGAGCCCACCCTGAACGAGGACGCACAGCGACGGTTCCCGGTGCCGGCCTACGGGGACCTGCCCGAGGACCTCCGGGAGCGGATCGACGAGGAGACCGAACGCGCCGGATTCACCCCGAACGTGTTCGCCGCGCTGGGGTACAAACCGAGCCACTTCCGGGCGTTCATGGCGTTCCACGACGCGCTGGTCGAGGACACCGACCTCGACCGCGAGGAGGTCGAGATGATCATCGTCGCGGTCTCGGGCCGGAACCACTGTCTCTACTGCAACGTCGCCCACGGCGCGCTGGTCCGCATCTACGCGAAGGACCCCCACCTGGCCGACCAGCTCGTCTCGAACTACCGGACCGCCGACGTGAGCGACGCGCGGATGGCGATGCTCGAGGTGGCAGTCAAACTGACCGAGGAGCCCGACGGCGTCACCGGGGCGGACCTCGACATGCTGCTGGAAGCGGGGTACAGCCGGGAGGAGGTGTGGGACGTCGGCGCGGTCGCGGCGTTCTTCAACTTCAGCAACCGGATGGCGACGTTCGCGGACTGGCGGCCGAACGAGGAGTTCTACGCGCTCGGCCGCGGCGGGGAGTAG
- a CDS encoding TrmB family transcriptional regulator, with the protein MEELTNQQQAIELLQQLGLKEYEAKAFVALSRLSGGTAKEISEISDVPRTRVYDAVRVLETKGLVDVQHSSPQRFRAVSIDEAAATLRREYESRTDVLVEALRGVDPATNDDDAEVSHEVWALSGENTITNRTQGLIDEAEGELVMVVGDDAVLTDELAERLREAQERGVDVVLGTVDEALRERIRDVVPGAEVFVSGLDWLSAAAGTDDDTEITRLLLVDRSTILVSSGHRTGTDGEGREQAVFGRGFDNGLVVIVRRLMATGLVPHDDPGTAGSQAE; encoded by the coding sequence ATGGAAGAACTCACGAATCAACAGCAGGCGATCGAACTGCTCCAGCAGCTCGGGCTCAAGGAGTACGAGGCGAAGGCGTTCGTGGCGCTCTCGCGGCTGTCCGGGGGGACGGCAAAGGAGATCAGCGAGATCTCCGACGTGCCCCGGACGCGCGTCTACGACGCGGTCCGGGTGCTCGAAACGAAGGGGCTCGTCGACGTCCAGCACTCCAGCCCGCAGCGGTTCCGCGCGGTCTCGATCGACGAGGCGGCGGCGACGCTCCGGCGCGAGTACGAGTCGCGGACCGACGTCCTCGTGGAGGCGCTCCGCGGGGTCGACCCGGCGACCAACGACGACGACGCCGAAGTCTCCCACGAGGTGTGGGCGCTCTCGGGCGAGAACACGATCACGAACCGGACCCAAGGGCTGATCGACGAGGCCGAGGGGGAACTCGTCATGGTCGTCGGCGACGATGCGGTGTTGACCGACGAACTCGCCGAGCGCCTCAGGGAGGCCCAAGAGCGGGGCGTCGACGTCGTCCTCGGGACCGTCGACGAGGCGCTCCGCGAGCGGATCAGGGACGTCGTCCCGGGCGCGGAGGTGTTCGTCTCCGGGCTGGACTGGCTCAGTGCCGCGGCGGGCACCGACGACGACACGGAGATCACGCGGCTGCTCCTCGTGGACCGGTCCACCATCCTCGTGAGCTCGGGCCACCGGACCGGGACCGACGGAGAGGGACGCGAGCAGGCGGTGTTCGGGCGCGGGTTCGACAACGGGCTCGTCGTCATCGTGCGCCGGCTGATGGCGACCGGCCTGGTGCCCCACGACGACCCCGGCACCGCCGGTTCGCAAGCGGAGTAG
- a CDS encoding TrmB family transcriptional regulator, translating to MAPDSTDEPRSVVLEQLEAFGLSAYAVRTFAALVSLGDGTAQDVSDVADVPRTRVYDAVEELRTRRLVDVQQSTPKRFWPISSETAGRQFDREYSYRVDALVAALDELEPITRSEEQRGVWTVTGRRTVSDRVVEFIESAEE from the coding sequence ATGGCTCCCGATTCCACGGACGAACCGCGGTCGGTCGTGCTGGAGCAACTCGAGGCGTTCGGGCTGAGCGCCTACGCCGTGCGGACGTTCGCCGCGCTGGTCAGCCTCGGCGACGGAACGGCCCAGGACGTGAGCGACGTGGCTGACGTGCCGCGGACCCGGGTGTACGACGCGGTCGAGGAGCTTCGGACGCGGCGACTGGTCGACGTCCAGCAGTCGACGCCCAAGCGGTTCTGGCCCATCTCTTCGGAGACCGCCGGCAGGCAGTTCGACCGGGAGTACTCGTATCGCGTCGACGCGCTGGTGGCGGCACTCGACGAACTCGAGCCGATCACCCGGTCGGAGGAACAGCGCGGCGTCTGGACGGTCACCGGTCGCCGGACCGTCTCCGATCGGGTCGTCGAGTTCATCGAGTCGGCCGAGGAGTAG
- a CDS encoding HalOD1 output domain-containing protein codes for MDDHELPVDTDVSEPISPPGPDTADDTYRSQCPEDATVGVGVVEAVASATGRDPLDLPSLEHHVDSEALDALVESAAAGSDLRVSFDYAGVDVVVRAGGEIVASFRRVGPA; via the coding sequence ATGGACGATCACGAACTACCCGTCGACACTGACGTATCGGAGCCGATCTCGCCCCCTGGACCGGATACTGCCGACGACACCTACCGGAGCCAGTGCCCCGAGGACGCGACGGTCGGCGTGGGCGTCGTCGAGGCCGTGGCGTCCGCGACCGGCCGGGACCCCCTGGACCTGCCGTCGCTCGAGCACCACGTCGACAGCGAGGCCCTGGACGCGCTCGTCGAATCGGCGGCGGCCGGGAGCGACCTTCGCGTCTCGTTCGACTACGCCGGGGTCGACGTCGTCGTCCGTGCGGGCGGCGAGATCGTGGCCTCGTTCCGACGAGTCGGTCCCGCGTGA
- a CDS encoding winged helix-turn-helix domain-containing protein, which yields MTTTEPDLSTDVALELLADRTRRRILRHLVEKEDGAISVRELVDRMALDGPGEPAVNAPGERLRVELHHVHLPKLRGAGVVEFDARSGTIRYQGGDALDALLTVFTDEHVVP from the coding sequence ATGACGACCACCGAACCGGACCTCTCGACCGACGTCGCTCTGGAACTGCTGGCCGACCGAACGAGACGACGGATCCTCCGCCACCTGGTCGAAAAGGAGGACGGGGCGATCTCGGTCCGGGAACTCGTCGATCGGATGGCGCTGGACGGCCCGGGTGAACCGGCCGTGAACGCGCCGGGCGAACGGCTACGGGTCGAGTTACACCACGTTCATCTCCCGAAATTGAGGGGCGCCGGCGTCGTCGAGTTCGACGCCCGGAGCGGGACGATCCGGTATCAGGGCGGGGACGCGCTCGACGCGCTCTTGACCGTCTTCACGGACGAGCACGTCGTCCCGTGA
- a CDS encoding CopG family ribbon-helix-helix protein yields MRTSLNVPDGALAEFDAVAEAEGFDSRSRAVREAMAEYVERHSRLEDATGEVAAVVAFDYVHDEVIHDLHDVQHEYGDVITTTSHVHQEGWCLESVFCRGDVDRVRELVYRLRDFDAVRRVRVLSLVDGDDR; encoded by the coding sequence ATGCGAACGAGCCTGAACGTCCCGGACGGGGCGCTCGCGGAGTTCGACGCCGTCGCGGAGGCCGAGGGGTTCGACTCCCGCTCGCGGGCGGTCCGGGAGGCGATGGCCGAGTACGTCGAGCGACACAGCAGGCTGGAGGACGCGACGGGCGAGGTCGCCGCAGTCGTCGCGTTCGATTACGTCCACGATGAGGTGATCCACGACCTGCACGACGTCCAGCACGAGTACGGGGACGTGATCACGACGACCTCGCACGTCCACCAGGAGGGCTGGTGTCTGGAGTCGGTGTTCTGTCGGGGCGACGTCGACCGGGTCCGCGAACTGGTGTATCGCCTGCGCGACTTCGACGCCGTCCGGCGGGTCCGCGTCCTCTCGCTCGTCGACGGCGACGACCGGTAG
- a CDS encoding ferredoxin--NADP reductase, whose translation MVTATVASIHRVTPNVKQFRLRAPGHTFEYEPGQHTTVHFERDGEEVVRPYTPTSRPGTDELTLAIKRYDDGTASVWMHERERGDEVELGDIEGNLHLRDTGRDVALVATGTGITPMMAMLKEYVDRGAGEARFYFGETDQEHVIYRETLDQFDADYGDVHVTYSLSREDWNGPTGHVQEHVVDDVGDELDPGTTDFYVCGVPGMVVETTDDLADAGVPDENVYTEGWERDEVAEE comes from the coding sequence ATGGTCACGGCGACCGTCGCGTCCATCCACCGCGTGACGCCGAACGTCAAACAGTTCCGCCTCCGCGCACCCGGCCACACCTTCGAGTACGAACCCGGCCAGCACACGACCGTCCACTTCGAGCGGGACGGCGAGGAGGTCGTCCGGCCGTACACCCCGACGAGTCGGCCCGGGACCGACGAACTGACGCTGGCGATCAAACGCTACGACGACGGGACCGCGTCGGTCTGGATGCACGAGCGCGAACGCGGCGACGAGGTCGAACTCGGCGACATCGAGGGGAACCTCCACCTGCGGGACACAGGCCGCGACGTCGCCCTCGTCGCCACCGGGACGGGAATCACGCCGATGATGGCGATGCTGAAGGAGTACGTCGACCGCGGGGCGGGCGAGGCCCGCTTCTACTTCGGAGAGACGGACCAGGAGCACGTCATCTACCGCGAGACGCTCGACCAGTTCGACGCCGACTACGGCGACGTCCACGTGACCTACTCGCTCTCCCGGGAGGACTGGAACGGGCCGACGGGGCACGTCCAGGAGCACGTCGTCGACGACGTCGGCGACGAACTCGACCCCGGGACCACGGATTTCTACGTCTGTGGCGTCCCGGGGATGGTCGTCGAGACGACGGACGACCTCGCGGACGCCGGCGTCCCCGACGAGAACGTCTACACCGAGGGCTGGGAGCGCGACGAGGTCGCGGAGGAGTGA
- a CDS encoding zinc ribbon domain-containing protein, with translation MASEPSTNDDGCPKCGHTDAEVGSISTTGGGLSKMFDIQTNKFRVVSCTSCGYSELYRDVGSSGSDLVDVFFG, from the coding sequence ATGGCGTCCGAGCCCTCCACGAACGACGACGGCTGCCCCAAGTGTGGACACACCGACGCCGAGGTCGGGAGCATCTCGACCACCGGCGGCGGCCTGTCGAAGATGTTCGACATCCAGACGAACAAGTTCAGGGTCGTCTCCTGCACCAGTTGCGGATACTCGGAACTCTACCGCGACGTCGGCTCCTCGGGGAGCGACCTCGTGGACGTGTTCTTCGGGTAG
- a CDS encoding right-handed parallel beta-helix repeat-containing protein, which translates to MSLPEDPVRAGAVLLLLTLAVASAVYGASTLRPDGSTGDARPATTIDSCTEITESGRYVLDRNLTDRGADTCIRIQADDVVLAGGGHRVDGRGTFGTAGVVVRADGDEPASNVTVRNVTVTDWDDGIRYIGVDGGAVVDATTATNRVGLSLLNARDVHVADNVARGNRLRGISLLESGANNTLANNTATDNALYGIHLVEGGVRDNTLVNNVASNNEFGIVLIGVHDNAVTRNVASGNRIAGVWLSASTGNRLHRNRVSNRFYGIFLADRSNGNVVSNTVAASNEVGVRLRSSDDNRIADNAVRGSGDTAILLISSDGNEVVGNVGLNNARGVSLVRSSGNRVANNSLGG; encoded by the coding sequence ATGTCGCTCCCTGAGGACCCCGTACGGGCTGGAGCGGTCCTCCTGCTGTTGACACTCGCGGTCGCGAGCGCCGTCTACGGCGCGTCCACGCTCCGTCCCGATGGGTCGACCGGCGACGCCCGGCCGGCGACGACGATCGACTCGTGTACGGAGATCACCGAGTCCGGCAGGTACGTGCTCGACCGGAACCTCACCGACAGGGGGGCCGACACCTGCATCCGCATCCAGGCGGACGACGTCGTCCTTGCCGGCGGCGGCCACCGCGTCGACGGGAGAGGGACGTTCGGGACCGCCGGGGTCGTCGTCCGGGCGGACGGGGACGAACCCGCGTCGAACGTGACCGTGCGAAACGTGACGGTTACCGACTGGGACGACGGGATACGCTACATCGGGGTCGACGGCGGCGCCGTCGTCGACGCGACGACCGCGACCAATCGAGTCGGGCTCTCGCTGTTGAACGCCCGCGACGTCCACGTCGCGGACAACGTCGCCCGCGGGAACCGCCTCCGCGGCATCTCGCTGCTCGAATCCGGCGCGAACAACACGCTGGCGAACAACACCGCGACCGACAACGCGCTGTACGGCATCCACCTCGTCGAGGGCGGCGTGCGGGACAACACGCTCGTGAACAACGTCGCCTCGAACAACGAGTTCGGGATCGTCCTGATCGGCGTCCACGACAACGCCGTGACCCGGAACGTCGCAAGCGGGAACCGAATCGCCGGAGTCTGGCTCTCCGCATCGACCGGGAACCGCCTCCATCGCAACCGCGTGTCGAACCGGTTCTACGGGATCTTTCTCGCCGACCGCTCGAACGGGAACGTCGTCTCGAACACCGTCGCCGCGTCGAACGAGGTCGGCGTCCGCCTCCGCTCCAGCGACGACAACCGGATCGCCGACAACGCCGTTCGGGGGAGCGGCGACACTGCCATCCTCCTGATTTCGAGCGACGGCAACGAGGTCGTCGGCAACGTCGGGTTGAACAACGCCCGCGGCGTCTCGCTCGTGAGGTCGTCGGGGAACCGGGTCGCGAACAACTCGCTCGGCGGGTGA
- a CDS encoding acyl-CoA synthetase encodes MSVSYEQAVSEFDWDVPEDYTLPSVVEGHAEAHGDRTAVTFLDDEGSREERTYADLARDTNRFANALADLGVGKGDRVMHLLPRHPDVFAIQLGALKRGALLVPCSAMLKPKDLAFRANDCEATTVVVHDDLTDMVEPVVDETPVDTVVVVEGDGSADGRESFAELLAGRSDDHDGPDVGASDPMSINYTSGTTGQPKPVLHRHRWMRAFELVNAPYWWGVTAEGTTAPGEHGSDPVDLDEELLWATTGTGWAKWFWSPVGVGITVGASQLLYEGEFEADEFLSVMEEEGVTRLCAVPTQYRMFTQTDLSAYDLDLTEALSAGEPLNREPIEALQDAYGITPRDGYGQTETVCLVSNYPGIDVKEGSMGKPTPGLETTIIDTQEETEVGTGEIGEIAVPVGNPGIFDGYYDKPELDEKTFSGDYYRTGDLASRDEDGYFFFEGRADDIILSAGYRIGPFEVEDALVSHEAVAEAAAVASPHDERGNVVKAYVVLADGHVGSEGLTDELQEYMKAETAPYKYPRRVEYVDELPKTSSGKTRRIELREREVEKFGE; translated from the coding sequence ATGTCAGTCTCCTACGAGCAGGCGGTCTCGGAGTTCGACTGGGACGTCCCGGAGGACTACACGCTCCCCTCGGTCGTGGAGGGCCACGCCGAGGCCCACGGCGACCGGACGGCGGTGACGTTCCTCGACGACGAGGGGAGCCGCGAGGAGCGGACGTACGCCGACCTGGCGCGCGATACGAACCGCTTCGCGAACGCGCTCGCGGATCTTGGCGTCGGCAAGGGCGACCGCGTGATGCACCTGCTGCCGCGCCACCCCGACGTGTTCGCCATCCAGCTCGGCGCGCTCAAGCGCGGCGCGCTGCTCGTCCCCTGCTCGGCGATGTTGAAGCCGAAGGATCTGGCGTTCCGCGCGAACGACTGCGAGGCGACGACGGTCGTCGTCCACGACGACCTGACCGACATGGTCGAGCCGGTCGTCGACGAGACGCCCGTCGACACCGTCGTCGTGGTCGAGGGCGACGGCTCGGCGGACGGCCGGGAGTCGTTCGCGGAGCTGCTCGCGGGCCGGTCCGACGACCACGACGGCCCGGACGTCGGCGCGTCGGACCCGATGAGCATCAACTACACCTCCGGCACCACGGGGCAACCGAAGCCCGTCCTCCACCGCCACCGCTGGATGCGCGCGTTCGAACTCGTGAACGCGCCCTACTGGTGGGGCGTGACCGCCGAGGGGACGACGGCGCCGGGCGAGCATGGCTCGGACCCGGTCGACCTCGACGAGGAACTGCTGTGGGCCACGACGGGCACCGGCTGGGCGAAGTGGTTCTGGTCACCGGTCGGCGTCGGCATCACGGTCGGGGCCTCGCAGTTGCTCTACGAGGGCGAGTTCGAGGCCGACGAGTTCCTCTCGGTGATGGAAGAGGAGGGCGTCACCCGCCTGTGTGCGGTGCCGACCCAGTACCGGATGTTCACCCAGACGGACCTCTCGGCGTACGACCTGGACCTGACAGAGGCGCTCTCGGCGGGCGAACCGCTCAACCGGGAGCCCATCGAGGCGCTCCAGGACGCCTACGGCATCACGCCCCGCGACGGCTACGGGCAGACCGAGACGGTGTGTCTCGTCTCCAACTACCCCGGCATCGACGTGAAGGAGGGCTCGATGGGCAAGCCGACGCCGGGCCTGGAGACGACCATCATCGACACCCAGGAGGAGACCGAGGTCGGGACGGGCGAGATCGGCGAGATCGCCGTCCCGGTCGGCAACCCGGGCATCTTCGACGGCTACTACGACAAGCCGGAACTGGACGAGAAGACGTTCTCGGGCGACTACTACCGGACGGGCGATCTCGCCAGCCGCGACGAGGACGGCTACTTCTTCTTCGAGGGGCGCGCGGACGACATCATCCTCTCGGCGGGCTACCGCATCGGCCCGTTCGAGGTGGAGGACGCGCTGGTGAGCCACGAGGCGGTCGCGGAGGCGGCGGCCGTCGCCTCCCCGCACGACGAGCGGGGCAACGTCGTGAAGGCGTACGTCGTGCTCGCCGACGGCCACGTGGGGAGCGAGGGGCTGACCGACGAGCTGCAGGAGTACATGAAAGCCGAGACGGCGCCGTACAAGTACCCCCGGCGGGTCGAGTACGTTGACGAACTGCCCAAGACGTCCTCGGGGAAGACGCGCCGCATCGAACTGCGCGAGCGCGAGGTCGAGAAGTTCGGGGAGTAG
- a CDS encoding aldo/keto reductase, whose translation MEYTTLGDTGMEVSKVCLGCMSFGDTDWRDWVLDEEEGIELVERAIDLGINFFDTANMYSEGGSERVLGNALSEYDRDRFVVATKGYFRMDEDDPNSGGLSRKAIEQELDASLDRLGMETVDLYQTHRWDETVPIETTMRALDDAVRRGKTHYVGTSSMWAHQFAEALHTSERLDLDRFQTMQNHYNLLYREEEREMLPLCERENVGVIPWSPLARGWLARPHGEARSTTRGESDTHAHGHPYLEGGGREINERVGELAAEKGVKMAQIALAWLFSKEEVDAPIVGTTSVEHLEDAVEALDVSLSAGDVAYLEEPYEPVRVSGHD comes from the coding sequence ATGGAGTACACGACGCTCGGCGACACCGGGATGGAGGTCTCGAAGGTGTGTCTCGGCTGCATGAGTTTCGGCGACACCGACTGGCGCGACTGGGTGCTCGACGAGGAGGAGGGGATCGAACTCGTCGAGCGGGCCATCGACCTCGGGATCAACTTCTTCGACACCGCCAACATGTACTCCGAGGGCGGGTCCGAGCGCGTGCTGGGGAACGCGCTCTCGGAGTACGACCGGGACCGGTTCGTCGTCGCCACCAAGGGCTACTTTCGGATGGACGAGGACGACCCGAACTCGGGCGGGCTCTCCCGCAAGGCCATCGAGCAGGAACTCGACGCCTCGCTCGACCGGCTCGGGATGGAGACGGTCGACCTCTACCAGACGCACCGCTGGGACGAGACCGTCCCCATCGAGACGACGATGCGGGCGCTCGACGACGCGGTCCGGCGCGGGAAGACGCACTACGTGGGCACCTCCTCGATGTGGGCCCACCAGTTCGCCGAGGCGCTCCACACGAGCGAGCGGCTCGACCTGGACCGGTTTCAGACGATGCAGAACCACTACAACCTGCTGTACCGCGAGGAGGAGCGGGAGATGCTCCCGCTGTGTGAACGGGAGAACGTCGGCGTCATCCCGTGGTCGCCGCTGGCGCGCGGATGGCTCGCCAGGCCCCACGGGGAGGCCCGGTCGACGACGCGCGGGGAGTCGGACACGCACGCCCATGGGCACCCGTATCTGGAGGGGGGCGGGCGCGAGATCAACGAGCGCGTGGGGGAACTGGCCGCCGAGAAGGGCGTGAAGATGGCCCAGATCGCGCTGGCCTGGCTGTTCTCGAAGGAGGAGGTCGACGCGCCCATCGTCGGGACGACGAGCGTCGAGCACCTGGAGGACGCCGTGGAGGCGCTCGATGTGAGCCTCTCGGCCGGCGACGTCGCCTACCTGGAGGAGCCGTACGAGCCGGTTCGCGTCTCGGGCCACGACTGA
- a CDS encoding DUF7543 family protein, with protein sequence MTWEEAGAVGAYTEYERTDGHATVRLRERASGGFVVRLDRLEQAADGPEYRRETRGDRESAVALAEAWMDEFSVEK encoded by the coding sequence ATGACCTGGGAGGAAGCGGGAGCCGTAGGGGCCTACACGGAGTACGAGCGGACGGACGGGCACGCGACGGTCAGGCTCCGCGAGCGGGCGAGCGGCGGGTTCGTCGTCCGGCTCGACCGTCTGGAACAGGCCGCCGACGGCCCGGAGTACCGACGCGAGACGCGCGGGGACCGCGAGTCCGCCGTGGCGCTCGCCGAGGCGTGGATGGACGAGTTTTCGGTCGAGAAGTGA
- a CDS encoding CBS pair associated ParBc domain-containing protein, with amino-acid sequence MNGGSDLTLGTRRAKVKEYMTRDVATVSPDDSVREVAQKVAESDGHNGFPVTDGRTVVGFVSASDLLLADPDAPLFTVMTDDIIVAHPEMNVTDAARVILRSGIQKLPVVDDAGNLVGIISNTDVVRSHIERATPEKVGKLMRTLEEIHGVSTDEERRTVDLGSLTPTQGRVYADELEGRHYELERGLAEPLVVIDNDGSLVLADGHHRVMAADRADIDEMDAYVICIDEPVELGMQKTARKEGLASIGDIEVVDYARHPLVETTKRFQN; translated from the coding sequence ATGAACGGCGGCTCCGACCTGACGCTCGGCACGCGCCGCGCCAAGGTCAAGGAGTACATGACCCGCGACGTGGCGACCGTCTCGCCCGACGACTCGGTCCGCGAGGTCGCCCAGAAGGTCGCCGAGAGCGACGGCCACAACGGCTTCCCGGTGACCGACGGCCGGACCGTCGTGGGGTTCGTCAGCGCGAGCGACCTGCTGCTCGCGGACCCCGACGCGCCGCTTTTCACCGTGATGACCGACGACATCATCGTTGCGCACCCGGAGATGAACGTCACCGACGCCGCGCGGGTCATCCTCCGGTCGGGCATCCAGAAGCTCCCGGTCGTCGACGACGCGGGCAACCTCGTCGGCATCATCTCGAACACGGACGTGGTGCGCAGCCACATCGAGCGCGCGACGCCCGAGAAGGTCGGGAAGCTGATGCGGACCCTGGAGGAGATCCACGGCGTCAGCACGGACGAGGAGCGCCGGACCGTCGACCTCGGGTCGCTCACCCCGACGCAGGGCCGGGTGTACGCCGACGAACTGGAGGGGCGACACTACGAACTGGAGCGCGGCCTCGCGGAGCCGCTCGTCGTCATCGACAACGACGGCTCGCTCGTGCTCGCGGACGGCCACCACCGCGTGATGGCCGCCGACCGGGCCGACATCGACGAGATGGACGCCTACGTCATCTGCATCGACGAGCCGGTGGAGCTGGGGATGCAAAAGACCGCGCGAAAGGAGGGGCTCGCCTCGATCGGCGACATCGAGGTCGTCGACTACGCGCGCCACCCGCTGGTCGAGACGACGAAGCGGTTTCAGAACTAG